From the genome of Anopheles moucheti chromosome 3, idAnoMoucSN_F20_07, whole genome shotgun sequence, one region includes:
- the LOC128300940 gene encoding filamin-C isoform X2: MSSPGLTALGESTRLVPANLPAVFEVLPPPGASIRGSDCVATVLSPSKTKVSARVTHESANGALRIEFVPSEVGTHIVEASIGGTTLVGGPLIAKVYDSSLIQVTDVNGGVVGQPCQFRVDASAAGEGQLEISINEGEVPNHVQVVGGGRCLVSFTPEQAKPHLIDIKFNGETVIGCPFVCSVADTSRVLLNLTNLELIPVNRPASFHITVSGGGAAELAVSVRGPQGELPVRVTGDIHAGFTAEFTPNHVGAHTINVEYNGYPVQGTPFVAKSYDATKVAVGSVSKGTVGRPVQFTVDAGDAGEGNLEITISAKGHNIPTQVHPQGNAKFAVSFVPAEPCEHIINVSFNKMLVPGCPITVIINGGTTGPQVSLGGPGPLHMPNSLVINHAGGRLEDIEVNVEGPSGHSVPAQVLQTADGVFKAEFVPRVVGEHRVSVTVEGQPTVGSPYSAKVYDVTAIKVKNVNNGTVGKPVVFLVETSQAGPGNLEVTVNGGRVPTSAQAQGQHTYAISFTPREAQNHTVELRFNGQDVPGSPFTCKVSPAARIVSGDLTDKVSVGHMFDFVVESDIAPVVEVLGPARRPVRADIVPAAPSGYRVKFEPVEVGDHSVEVRLPGSGHVEGSPFLLKAYSAEKVVVTDIRPGVVGKSVSFGINASQAGAGNLEIIVAVGGKNVPNFVQSEGNARFKVNFKPTEAATHSLSVRFNGFPVPGSPFACHVTHAPVSLSKAIATGECLRQAPVKSASVFELEGFDGIDPQVLITSPSGDTVTSRVNYQDDIHLVTFVPTSVGRHLISVTANDQHINGSPFSCNVFDVSRVSISGLDPRNTMASLGVPLTFSVDAAGAGEGTLELVVSTATSTVKAEVTACARGLYDVTFIPQSCEPHFVNITFNDLPVDGSPFRCEVQQNTQHVQVGNTTLIELMTEDQTVEVFDPENKLVPFTLSRKAAEFKAAKIGQYVVRYIDQETRNFIAARTINVFDPSMVKIVEVGEAYCHKPASLVVSTNEAGQGTLTSMVRCGGLEVPHSIRGTASNGVWEIVYHPTRVAPHKIMILYNQVPISNKAIEINVLAPAMSKEITVNGLGLYQARVGKTTSFAIDTVGHPAREFDVVVSGPGGQALPVRCYQTKGGHLQAEFTVQKVGQCLIDVLHQSKPLMGSPYTCESYDPTKIQLQKVPKMNLSANSPISWIVQSESAGVAEIEVTVLSPSGQNVPVKLTQQDDYEHSIEFVPQAAGHYKATIMYGGEAVPNSPITFAVQSAGGKSDSHATGNGLEVAHRGKETSFVVFCPTAPNVQIERSDEQSERIEPRIKNMGNNQWKIFYTILTVGRYEIRASCTNRGPLPGSPWNIACLDPAKVTPIGGWGSLLDGSGKLVLPSKIVFDTGLAGPGELTCYVDDAEVMVEKQGNGKSVLFLSDDGLSKGEHSFDLTWSGLPISQSPGFVYVTGMTIGSDRVVLTGRGLTTAQVGEVSHFTIDATDALSGKPEVHMSYDDGESLPVTLLQPRPNELIWLASYNPHKSTGGPLSLEVEWNGRIIKGCPLTIPVGPAVDAAKVLCSGEGLRNGVVGREIKSWIDTRRAGPGELTAHCAGPRKVAYCELYDHGDATFTLNVKPQEPGRHTLTIKYGGQHVPGSPYTLRVVGAPDASKVRVYGPGIEHGVLATFQSRFIVDTRGAGAGQLTVRVRGPKGAFRVEMQRESQKDRTILCKYDPTEPGDYRVEVKWAGELVPGSPFPVLIFDTQEELKRFLHGN, from the exons ATGTCGTCACCAGGGCTCACGGCTCTCGGTGAGTCCACGCGCTTAGTGCCGGCGAATTTGCCGGCGGTTTTTGAGGTACTGCCGCCCCCGGGCGCCTCGATCCGAGGCAGCGACTGTGTGGCGACCGTGCTGTCACCGAGCAAGACGAAAGTGTCCGCCCGCGTGACGCACGAGTCCGCCAACGGTGCGCTGCGCATCGAGTTTGTCCCGTCGGAGGTCGGCACGCACATCGTCGAAGCATCGATCGGTGGTACCACGCTCGTCGGTGGTCCACTCATCGCCAAGGTGTACGACTCGAGCCTGATCCAGGTGACGGACGTGAACGGGGGTGTCGTCGgccagccgtgccagttccgGGTGGATGCGAGCGCTGCCGGCGAAGGACAGCTCGAGATTTCGATCAACGAAGGTGAGGTGCCGAACCATGTGCAGGTGGTCGGTGGTGGACGCTGCCTGGTGTCGTTCACACCCGAGCAGGCCAAACCGCACCTGATCGACATAAAGTTTAACGGCGAAACGGTGATCGGATGTCCGTTCGTGTGTTCCGTCGCTGATACGAGCCGAGTACTGCTGAACCTCACCAATCTCGAGCTGATCCCGGTCAACAGACCCGCATCGTTCCACATCACCGTGAGCGGGGGCGGGGCGGCCGAGCTGgccgtcagtgtgcgcggccCGCAGGGTGAGCTGCCGGTGCGCGTAACCGGTGACATCCATGCCGGCTTTACGGCCGAATTCACACCGAACCACGTGGGCGCACACACGATTAACGTGGAGTACAACGGTTACCCGGTGCAGGGTACACCGTTCGTGGCGAAATCGTACGACGCCACCAAGGTGGCGGTGGGATCCGTGTCCAAGGGCACGGTAGGCCGGCCGGTGCAATTCACCGTTGACGCCGGGGACGCGGGCGAGGGTAATCTCGAGATTACGATCTCCGCCAAGGGTCACAACATTCCCACGCAGGTGCATCCGCAAGGAAACGCCAA ATTCGCCGTCTCGTTCGTACCGGCCGAACCGTGCGAGCACATCATCAACGTGTCGTTCAACAAAATGCTGGTGCCCGGCTGCCCGATCACGGTCATCATCAACGGTGGCACGACCGGACCGCAGGTTTCGCTCGGCGGTCCGGGCCCACTGCACATGCCCAACTCACTGGTCATCAACCACGCCGGAGGCCGCCTGGAGGACATCGAAGTGAACGTCGAAG GCCCCTCCGGTCATTCGGTACCGGCGCAGGTCTTACAGACGGCCGACGGTGTGTTTAAGGCCGAGTTTGTGCCACGCGTTGTTGGCGAACATCGGGTCAGCGTTACCGTCGAGGGACAACCGACCGTTGGCAGTCCGTACTCAGCGAAG GTCTACGATGTAACGGCGATTAAGGTAAAGAACGTTAACAATGGTACCGTCGGGAAGCCGGTCGTCTTTTTGG TGGAAACATCGCAAGCCGGACCGGGCAATCTGGAGGTGACGGTCAATGGGGGCCGCGTACCAACGTCCGCCCAGGCCCAGGGTCAACACACGTACGCGATCAGCTTCACGCCCCGCGAAGCACAGAACCATACGGTCGAGCTGCGGTTCAATGGGCAGGACGTGCCGGGCAGTCCGTTCACCTGTAAG GTATCACCTGCAGCACGCATCGTCAGTGGCGATCTTACGGATAAGGTCAGCGTGGGGCACATGTTTGACTTTGTCGTCGAGTCCGACATCGCCCCCGTGGTGGAAGTGCTCGGTCCAGCCCGTCGTCCCGTCCGTGCCGACATTGTCCCGGCCGCACCGTCCGGCTACCGGGTTAAGTTCGAACCGGTCGAAGTTGGGGACCATTCCGTGGAGGTGCGTCTACCGGGCAGTGGCCACGTGGAGGGTAGTCCCTTCCTGCTGAAGGCGTACTCCGCCGAGAAGGTCGTCGTCACGGACATACGGCCCGGTGTGGTGGGCAAAAGCGTTAGCTTCGGCATCAACGCCAGCCAGGCGGGTGCGGGAAATCTCGAAATCATCGTTGCCGTCGGTGGCAAGAACGTGCCGAACTTTGTGCAGTCGGAGGGCAACGCACGGTTCAAGGTGAACTTTAAGCCAACGGAAGCGGCCACCCATTCGCTGTCGGTGCGGTTCAACGGGTTCCCGGTTCCGGGGTCACCGTTCGCTTGTCACGTTACCCACGCGCCTGTATCGCTCTCGAAAGCGATCGCGACCGGTGAGTGTCTCCGGCAGGCACCGGTCAAGAGTGCCAGCGTGTTCGAGCTGGAAGGGTTCGACGGCATCGATCCGCAGGTGTTGATCACTTCGCCGTCCGGTGACACGGTGACGTCGCGCGTCAACTACCAGGATGACATCCATCTGGTCACGTTCGTGCCGACATCCGTCGGTCGGCATCTGATCAGCGTCACGGCGAACGATCAGCACATCAACGGATCGCCGTTCTCCTGCAACGTGTTCGATGTGTCCCGCGTGTCGATCAGTGGACTCGATCCGCGCAACACGATGGCATCGTTGGGCGTTCCGCTCACGTTCAGCGTGGATGCGGCGGGCGCGGGCGAAGGTACGCTCGAGCTGGTCGTGTCCACCGCCACCAGCACGGTGAAGGCCGAGGTGACGGCCTGCGCGCGCGGTTTGTACGATGTGACGTTTATACCGCAGAGCTGCGAGCCGCACTTCGTCAACATCACGTTCAACGATCTGCCCGTCGACGGCAGTCCGTTCCGGTGCGAGGTCCAGCAGAACACCCAGCACGTGCAGGTCGGCAACACGACGCTGATCGAACTGATGACCGAGGACCAGACGGTGGAAGTGTTCGATCCGGAGAACAAGCTCGTCCCGTTCACGCTGTCGCGCAAGGCGGCGGAGTttaaggcggccaagattggcCAGTATGTGGTGCGGTACATCGATCAGGAGACGCGCAACTTCATCGCTGCCCGTACGATCAACGTGTTCGATCCGTCCATGGTGAAGATCGTGGAGGTCGGTGAAGCGTACTGCCACAAACCGGCCTCGCTGGTCGTGTCGACGAACGAGGCCGGCCAGGGTACGCTCACGTCGATGGTGCGCTGCGGCGGGCTGGAAGTGCCACACTCGATCCGGGGCACGGCTAGCAACGGTGTGTGGGAGATCGTGTACCATCCGACACGTGTCGCACCGCACAAGATCATGATCCTCTACAATCAGGTACCGATATCGAACAAAGCCATCGAAATTAATGTTCTGGCACCGGCGATGAGCAAAGag ATCACCGTGAACGGATTGGGACTGTATCAGGCACGGGTGGGTAAGACGACGTCATTCGCGATCGACACCGTCGGTCATCCGGCACGCGAGTTTGATGTGGTTGTGTCGGGACCGGGCGGTCAGGCACTGCCCGTACGATGCTACCAGACCAAGGGTGGCCATCTGCAGGCAGAGTTCACCGTACAGAAAGTGGGTCAATGTTTGATTG ATGTTCTTCATCAATCGAAACCATTGATGGGCAGCCCGTACACGTGCGAATCGTACGATCCAACGAAGATCCAGCTGCAGAAGGTACCGAAGATGAACCTGTCCGCCAACTCGCCCATCTCGTGGATTG TACAATCCGAGTCGGCTGGTGTTGCGGAAATTGAGGTGACGGTCCTGTCGCCCTCAGGTCAGAACGTGCCGGTGAAGCTAACGCAACAGGATGACTACGAGCATTCGATCGAGTTCGTACCGCAAGCGGCCGGCCATTACAAGGCCACGATCATGTACGGTGGTGAGGCGGTCCCGAACTCACCGATCACCTTCGCCGTCCAGTCGGCCGGTGGGAAGAGCGATAGCCATGCGACCGGCAACGGGCTGGAGGTGGCCCACCGCGGCAAGGAGACTTCGTTCGTGGTGTTCTGTCCGACCGCACCGAACGTGCAGATCGAGCGGAGCGACGAGCAGTCGGAGCGGATCGAACCGCGCATTAAGAATATGGGCAACAACCAGTGGAAGATCTTCTACACGATCCTCACGGTGGGCCGGTACGAGATCCGGGCGAGCTGTACGAACCGTGGACCGCTGCCCGGCTCACCGTGGAACATTGCGTGCCTGGATCCGGCCAAGGTAACTCCGATCGGGGGTTGGGGTTCGTTGCTGGACGGTAGCGGGAAGCTGGTCCTTCCGAGCAAGATCGTCTTCGACACCGGCCTGGCCGGACCGGGTGAGCTGACGTGCTACGTGGACGATGCGGAGGTGATGGTGGAGAAGCAGGGTAACGGGAAGAGCGTCCTCTTCCTGTCGGACGATGGGCTCAGCAAGGGCGAACATAGCTTCGACCTAACCTGGTCCGGATTGCCAATTTCGCAAAGTCCCGGGTTCGTGTACGTGACCGGCATgacgatcggatcggatcgagTGGTGTTGACCGGCCGCGGTCTAACGACGGCACAGGTCGGCGAGGTGTCCCATTTCACGATCGACGCCACGGACGCCCTTTCCGGCAAGCCGGAAGTACACATGTCGTACGACGATGGAGAATCACTCCCGGTCACACTGCTGCAGCCCCGCCCGAACGAACTGATCTGGCTGGCGTCGTACAACCCGCACAAATCCACCGGCGGACCGCTGAGCCTCGAGGTGGAATGGAACGGGCGCATCATCAAGGGCTGCCCACTGACGATACCGGTCGGACCGGCGGTGGACGCCGCGAAAGTCCTTTGCTCCGGCGAAGGTCTCCGCAACGGTGTCGTTGGGCGGGAAATTAAATCGTGGATCGATACGCGCCGTGCCGGTCCGGGTGAGCTGACGGCGCACTGCGCCGGCCCCCGGAAGGTTGCTTACTGCGAGCTGTACGACCACGGCGATGCAACGTTCACGCTGAACGTGAAACCGCAGGAACCGGGCCGGCACACGCTAACGATCAAGTACGGTGGACAGCATGTGCCCGGATCGCCCTACACGCTGCGTGTCGTTGGTGCGCCCGACGCGAGTAAGGTACGCGTGTACGGGCCCGGCATCGAGCACGGTGTGTTGGCTACGTTCCAGTCGAGGTTTATCGTTGATACGCGCGGTGCTGGTGCCGGTCAGCTGACGGTGCGTGTCCGCGGACCGAAGGGTGCCTTCCGGGTGGAGATGCAGCGCGAAAGTCAAAAAGACCGAACCATCCTGTGCAAG TACGATCCCACCGAACCGGGTGACTATCGGGTGGAGGTTAAGTGGGCCGGTGAGCTCGTACCCGGATCGCCCTTCCCCGTACTCATCTTCGACACACAGGAGGAGCTGAAACGATTTCTACACGGCAACTAA